One genomic window of Globicephala melas chromosome 8, mGloMel1.2, whole genome shotgun sequence includes the following:
- the RPS13 gene encoding small ribosomal subunit protein uS15, with amino-acid sequence MGRMHAPGKGLSQSALPYRRSVPTWLKLTSDDVKEQIYKLAKKGLTPSQIGVILRDSHGVAQVRFVTGNKILRILKSKGLAPDLPEDLYHLIKKAVAVRKHLERNRKDKDAKFRLILIESRIHRLARYYKTKRVLPPNWKYESSTASALVA; translated from the exons ATGGGCCGTATGCATGCTCCCGG GAAGGGCCTGTCCCAGTCGGCTCTACCTTACCGCCGCAGCGTCCCCACT TGGCTGAAGCTGACGTCTGACGACGTGAAGGAGCAGATCTACAAATTGGCCAAGAAGGGCCTGACTCCCTCGCAAATAG GTGTAATCCTGAGAGACTCACATGGTGTTGCACAAGTACGTTTTGTGACAGGCAATAAAATCTTGAGAATTCTTAAGTCCAAAGGACTTGCTCCTGATCTTCCTGAGGATCTCTATCATTTAATTAAGAAAGCTGTTGCTGTTCGAAAGCATCTcgagagaaacagaaag gataaaGATGCCAAATTCCGTCTGATTCTGATTGAGAGCCGTATTCACCGATTGGCTCGATATTACAAGACCAAACGAGTCCTCCCCCCCAATTGGAAATA cgAGTCATCCACAGCCTCTGCCCTGGTTGCATAA